In the genome of Microbacterium saperdae, one region contains:
- a CDS encoding purine-cytosine permease family protein, which translates to MATSSVDDYSLSRVPASARVSWFAIATQRLGQLSALSSFVVAATLGFSMPFWDAMLAITIGAVILEVVCIFTGVIGQREGLNTSLLSRWTGFGHAGSALIGLAIGVSLIGWFGIQSAVSASGLHAIMPWLPEWTWGLLFGFLITAIVSLGFHGMQWVANIAVPLFLILVGWAVITELQRHDIGELVTQPAPGPPLSLLAGASIIAGSFIVGALISPDMTRYNRSTADVVKQTVVSITVGEYLVGLSGVLLAHAVKTADVSAILLSSVGWVGVLVIVLGTFKINDWNLYSSGLGVVNFIDTVFGRRVNRAVVTIAIGLVGSVLAAFGILGYFTDFLIVLGVAFPPIVGIMIAEYFVVKNWRRDLDESREAGVLPARAPRWVPVSIGIWIVSALVGYFVTWGLGSLNAVITAFVLYVVLGKLGWIRGYGSAATEQAITAPRSADRALS; encoded by the coding sequence ATGGCTACTTCTTCCGTCGACGACTACTCGCTCTCCCGCGTCCCGGCATCCGCACGCGTCTCGTGGTTCGCGATCGCGACCCAGCGTCTCGGTCAGCTCTCGGCGCTCAGCTCCTTCGTCGTCGCCGCGACGCTCGGCTTCTCGATGCCGTTCTGGGACGCGATGCTCGCGATCACGATCGGCGCGGTGATCCTCGAGGTGGTGTGCATCTTCACCGGCGTGATCGGGCAGCGCGAGGGGCTGAACACCTCGCTCCTGTCCCGATGGACCGGCTTCGGGCACGCAGGCTCCGCGCTGATCGGTCTGGCCATCGGCGTCAGCCTGATCGGCTGGTTCGGCATCCAGTCCGCGGTGTCGGCATCCGGTCTGCACGCGATCATGCCGTGGCTGCCGGAGTGGACGTGGGGGCTGCTCTTCGGCTTCCTCATCACGGCGATCGTGAGCCTCGGGTTCCACGGCATGCAGTGGGTGGCGAACATCGCCGTGCCGCTCTTCCTGATCCTGGTCGGCTGGGCGGTCATCACCGAGCTGCAGCGGCACGACATCGGCGAACTGGTGACGCAGCCGGCACCCGGTCCGCCTCTGTCCCTGCTCGCCGGGGCGTCGATCATCGCAGGCAGCTTCATCGTCGGCGCTCTCATCTCGCCGGACATGACCCGCTACAACCGGTCGACCGCCGACGTCGTCAAGCAGACCGTCGTGAGCATCACGGTCGGCGAATACCTGGTCGGACTCTCCGGAGTGCTGCTCGCCCATGCCGTGAAGACGGCCGACGTGTCGGCGATCCTGCTCTCGTCCGTCGGCTGGGTCGGGGTGCTGGTCATCGTCCTGGGCACCTTCAAGATCAACGACTGGAACCTGTACAGCTCCGGTCTCGGCGTCGTGAACTTCATCGACACGGTGTTCGGACGCCGTGTGAACCGCGCGGTCGTGACGATCGCGATCGGCCTCGTCGGATCGGTGCTCGCTGCATTCGGCATCCTGGGCTACTTCACCGACTTCCTCATCGTGCTCGGGGTCGCGTTCCCCCCGATCGTCGGCATCATGATCGCCGAGTACTTCGTGGTGAAGAACTGGCGTCGCGATCTCGACGAATCCAGGGAAGCCGGTGTCCTGCCGGCGCGTGCTCCGCGGTGGGTCCCGGTGTCGATCGGCATCTGGATCGTCTCGGCCCTCGTCGGCTACTTCGTCACCTGGGGTCTGGGATCGCTCAACGCCGTCATCACCGCGTTCGTGCTCTATGTCGTGCTCGGCAAGCTCGGCTGGATCCGCGGATACGGCTCGGCGGCCACAGAGCAGGCGATCACGGCTCCCCGCTCGGCGGACCGTGCGCTCTCCTGA
- a CDS encoding bifunctional 4-hydroxy-2-oxoglutarate aldolase/2-dehydro-3-deoxy-phosphogluconate aldolase — protein sequence MSDRLDRARTTGILAVLRAPSAELALEASEAIIRGGVTGIEVTFSTPDAPAVIRELIARHGDAAYIGAGTVTTPEQAALAADAGAEFLVSPGTLPALTRSMIDTGRIVMTGAMTPTEVMGALELGVDVVKIFPASLGGPSYLGALRGPFPDAPLMPTGGVSPDNLAAWFAAGAVAVGAGGDLANGASIKASDWADIEQRAARFAAALATTRA from the coding sequence ATGTCTGATCGTCTCGACCGCGCCCGCACCACCGGCATCCTCGCGGTGCTCCGCGCCCCCTCCGCCGAGCTCGCGCTCGAGGCATCAGAGGCGATCATCCGCGGCGGGGTCACCGGCATCGAGGTCACCTTCTCGACCCCCGACGCCCCGGCCGTGATCCGTGAGCTCATCGCGCGACACGGCGACGCGGCATACATCGGCGCCGGCACCGTGACCACGCCGGAGCAGGCCGCCCTCGCCGCCGACGCCGGAGCCGAGTTCCTGGTGAGCCCCGGCACCCTTCCCGCGCTGACGCGTTCCATGATCGACACCGGTCGCATCGTGATGACCGGAGCCATGACCCCGACCGAGGTCATGGGCGCACTCGAACTCGGCGTCGACGTCGTGAAGATCTTCCCCGCCTCCCTCGGCGGCCCCTCCTACCTCGGCGCGCTGCGCGGGCCGTTCCCCGATGCACCCCTCATGCCGACCGGCGGCGTGAGCCCCGACAATCTCGCCGCCTGGTTCGCGGCCGGTGCCGTCGCCGTGGGCGCGGGCGGAGACCTGGCGAACGGCGCCTCGATCAAGGCCTCCGACTGGGCCGACATCGAGCAGCGCGCGGCTCGCTTCGCCGCCGCCCTCGCCACCACGCGCGCCTGA